A genomic region of uncultured Roseibium sp. contains the following coding sequences:
- a CDS encoding cysteine rich repeat-containing protein, which yields MTLSSRILSICIAFGFAAFSTAATAQGPVQGVLEACETEITTYCDQVTPGHGRMLSCMYAHEDKISDACANSIVDLADALDFMFANASEAIAICAADIEANCSGVEFGGGRVLSCLKENADRVSSDCQPVMNAFAEKFGLAD from the coding sequence ATGACACTTTCCTCCAGAATTCTCAGCATCTGCATCGCTTTCGGATTCGCTGCCTTCAGCACGGCAGCGACGGCCCAGGGCCCTGTCCAGGGTGTCCTCGAAGCATGCGAAACGGAAATCACCACCTATTGCGACCAGGTGACGCCCGGCCACGGCCGGATGCTGTCCTGCATGTATGCCCATGAGGACAAGATCAGCGACGCCTGCGCCAACTCCATTGTCGACCTTGCCGACGCGCTGGACTTCATGTTCGCCAATGCCAGCGAGGCCATTGCCATTTGCGCCGCCGATATCGAGGCCAACTGTTCCGGCGTCGAATTTGGCGGAGGGCGTGTTCTCTCCTGCTTGAAAGAGAATGCGGACAGGGTTTCATCCGATTGTCAGCCTGTCATGAACGCATTTGCGGAAAAATTCGGTCTCGCAGACTGA